Proteins co-encoded in one Hyla sarda isolate aHylSar1 chromosome 4, aHylSar1.hap1, whole genome shotgun sequence genomic window:
- the NR2E3 gene encoding photoreceptor-specific nuclear receptor isoform X2 — protein sequence MRWFTCPVQCLPTTYVPQLPSPAPGPAPSSALLCRVCGDSSSGKHYGIFACNGCSGFFKRSVRRKLIYRCQAGTGMCPVDKAHRNQCQACRLKKCLQTGMNKDAVQNERQPRSTAQIRLDSIDLDTESHSEHLATTREPPPPCPQGNNLRTPVPNSVPGALSPPHNHRFMASLMTAETCAKLEPEEADENIDVTSNEPEQTPSDFQMSTFITSSPEGVYETSARLLFMAVKWAKNLPVFSNLPFRDQVILLEEAWSELFLLCAIQWSMPLESCPLLSVPDLSSNVHGKSISSSVDVRVLQETISRFKSLNVDPTEFACMKAVLLFKPETRGLKDPEQVENLQDQSQMMLAQHTRSHYPTQPVRFGKLLLLSPSLRFISSERIELLFFHRTIGNTPMEKLLCDMFKN from the exons ATGAGATGGTTTACCTGTCCGGTGCAATGTCTTCCCACCACATATGTACCCCAAC TTCCTAGTCCTGCACCAGGACCTGCACCCAGCTCAGCATTACTGTGCAGAGTATGTGGGGACAGTAGCAGCGGAAAACACTATGGCATCTTTGCTTGCAATGGTTGCAGTGGATTCTTCAAAAGAAGTGTTCGCCGAAAACTTATCTACCG ATGTCAGGCTGGAACAGGAATGTGCCCTGTTGATAAAGCTCACAGAAATCAGTGCCAGGCTTGCCGGCTAAAGAAATGTCTTCAAACTGGGATGAATAAAGATG CAGTCCAAAATGAGCGTCAGCCTCGCAGTACAGCTCAGATTCGCTTAGACAGTATTGACTTGGACACAGAGAGCCACTCCGAGCACTTGGCTACAACTCGAGAGCCTCCtccaccatgcccacagggaaaCAACTTAAGGACCCCAGTTCCGAATTCAGTTCCAGGGGCTCTAAGTCCCCCCCACAATCATAGATTTATGGCCAGCCTGATGACAGCAGAAACATGCGCCAAGCTTGAACCAGAAGAAG CCGATGAGAATATTGATGTTACAAGTAATGAACCCGAGCAAACACCAAGtgactttcagatgtctacattTATCACATCCAGTCCAGAGGGGGTGTACGAAACCTCTGCTCGGCTTCTCTTTATGGCAGTAAAGTGGGCCAAGAACCTCCCAGTCTTCTCTAACCTTCCCTTCAGGGACCAA GTCATCCTGCTTGAGGAAGCATGGAGTGAGCTGTTCTTGTTGTGTGCTATCCAATGGTCAATGCCCCTTGAAAGCTGTCCCTTGTTGTCTGTGCCTGACCTCTCTTCCAATGTCCATGGGAAATCCATCTCCTCCAGTGTGGATGTTCGAGTCCTTCAAGAGACCATCAGTCGATTTAAATCACTCAATGTTGACCCAACAGAGTTTGCTTGCATGAAGGCAGTGCTCCTCTTTAAGCCAG AGACAAGAGGCTTAAAAGACCCTGAACAAGTAGAAAACCTGCAAGACCAATCTCAAATGATGTTGGCTCAACATACAAGAAGTCATTATCCGACCCAGCCTGTGAG GTTTGGAAAACTACTTCTCCTTTCTCCATCGCTCAGATTTATCTCCTCTGAACGCATTGAGCTGCTGTTTTTCCACCGTACTATTGGGAACACTCCTATGGAAAAACTGCTCTGTGACATGTTTAAAAATTAA
- the NR2E3 gene encoding photoreceptor-specific nuclear receptor isoform X1: MSSPTGSVLSTSAEDSQSVPSPAPGPAPSSALLCRVCGDSSSGKHYGIFACNGCSGFFKRSVRRKLIYRCQAGTGMCPVDKAHRNQCQACRLKKCLQTGMNKDAVQNERQPRSTAQIRLDSIDLDTESHSEHLATTREPPPPCPQGNNLRTPVPNSVPGALSPPHNHRFMASLMTAETCAKLEPEEADENIDVTSNEPEQTPSDFQMSTFITSSPEGVYETSARLLFMAVKWAKNLPVFSNLPFRDQVILLEEAWSELFLLCAIQWSMPLESCPLLSVPDLSSNVHGKSISSSVDVRVLQETISRFKSLNVDPTEFACMKAVLLFKPETRGLKDPEQVENLQDQSQMMLAQHTRSHYPTQPVRFGKLLLLSPSLRFISSERIELLFFHRTIGNTPMEKLLCDMFKN, encoded by the exons ATGAGTTCACCCACAGGCTCAGTGCTTAGTACCAGTGCAGAAGACAGTCAGTCTG TTCCTAGTCCTGCACCAGGACCTGCACCCAGCTCAGCATTACTGTGCAGAGTATGTGGGGACAGTAGCAGCGGAAAACACTATGGCATCTTTGCTTGCAATGGTTGCAGTGGATTCTTCAAAAGAAGTGTTCGCCGAAAACTTATCTACCG ATGTCAGGCTGGAACAGGAATGTGCCCTGTTGATAAAGCTCACAGAAATCAGTGCCAGGCTTGCCGGCTAAAGAAATGTCTTCAAACTGGGATGAATAAAGATG CAGTCCAAAATGAGCGTCAGCCTCGCAGTACAGCTCAGATTCGCTTAGACAGTATTGACTTGGACACAGAGAGCCACTCCGAGCACTTGGCTACAACTCGAGAGCCTCCtccaccatgcccacagggaaaCAACTTAAGGACCCCAGTTCCGAATTCAGTTCCAGGGGCTCTAAGTCCCCCCCACAATCATAGATTTATGGCCAGCCTGATGACAGCAGAAACATGCGCCAAGCTTGAACCAGAAGAAG CCGATGAGAATATTGATGTTACAAGTAATGAACCCGAGCAAACACCAAGtgactttcagatgtctacattTATCACATCCAGTCCAGAGGGGGTGTACGAAACCTCTGCTCGGCTTCTCTTTATGGCAGTAAAGTGGGCCAAGAACCTCCCAGTCTTCTCTAACCTTCCCTTCAGGGACCAA GTCATCCTGCTTGAGGAAGCATGGAGTGAGCTGTTCTTGTTGTGTGCTATCCAATGGTCAATGCCCCTTGAAAGCTGTCCCTTGTTGTCTGTGCCTGACCTCTCTTCCAATGTCCATGGGAAATCCATCTCCTCCAGTGTGGATGTTCGAGTCCTTCAAGAGACCATCAGTCGATTTAAATCACTCAATGTTGACCCAACAGAGTTTGCTTGCATGAAGGCAGTGCTCCTCTTTAAGCCAG AGACAAGAGGCTTAAAAGACCCTGAACAAGTAGAAAACCTGCAAGACCAATCTCAAATGATGTTGGCTCAACATACAAGAAGTCATTATCCGACCCAGCCTGTGAG GTTTGGAAAACTACTTCTCCTTTCTCCATCGCTCAGATTTATCTCCTCTGAACGCATTGAGCTGCTGTTTTTCCACCGTACTATTGGGAACACTCCTATGGAAAAACTGCTCTGTGACATGTTTAAAAATTAA